From uncultured Fusobacterium sp., the proteins below share one genomic window:
- the rsxC gene encoding electron transport complex subunit RsxC, whose product MKFFGFRGGVHPPENKIQTENMAVEELKAPKMLYVALLQHIGAPLDPLVAIGGKVLKGQKIADSQAFMSSPIHSPVSGTIKKIEEHVFPLMGRIKTIMIENDEQDTWAELPKIENWETADKKELLAMIREKGIVGIGGASFPTHIKLNPPADAKIDTLLLNGAECEPYLNSDNRLMLEHPEKIINGIKIIKKILGVNNAIVGIEENKPEAIASMKKAAEGTGIEIAPLKTKYPQGGEKQLIKAVLDRQVPSGKLPSAVGVVVQNTGTAAAIYDGIVNGIPLIEKVVTVSGKAIANPKNVKVAIGTPFSYILDYCGVNREVVDKLVMGGPMMGMAQFSEEAPVIKGTSGLLALTKEETNPYKTRPCIGCGKCVEACPMGLEPLMFARLAAFEQWDQLGQFNLMDCIECGSCAYICPANRPLTEAIKIGKSKLRAMKK is encoded by the coding sequence ATGAAATTTTTTGGTTTCAGAGGAGGAGTTCATCCACCAGAAAATAAAATTCAAACAGAAAATATGGCTGTGGAAGAATTAAAAGCTCCAAAAATGTTATATGTAGCATTATTACAACATATAGGAGCACCATTAGATCCGCTTGTGGCTATTGGAGGCAAGGTTTTAAAAGGACAGAAAATAGCAGATTCTCAAGCTTTTATGTCTTCACCTATACATTCTCCTGTAAGTGGAACAATCAAAAAGATAGAAGAGCATGTTTTTCCTTTAATGGGAAGAATTAAAACTATCATGATTGAAAATGATGAGCAAGACACTTGGGCAGAATTACCTAAAATTGAAAATTGGGAAACTGCTGATAAAAAAGAGCTACTTGCAATGATCAGAGAAAAAGGTATAGTAGGAATAGGAGGAGCTAGCTTCCCTACTCATATTAAACTTAATCCTCCAGCAGATGCTAAAATTGATACATTATTATTAAATGGAGCTGAGTGTGAACCTTATCTAAATTCAGATAATAGACTTATGCTTGAACATCCTGAAAAAATAATCAATGGTATTAAGATTATTAAAAAAATCTTAGGAGTAAACAATGCTATTGTAGGTATTGAGGAAAATAAACCTGAAGCCATAGCTTCTATGAAAAAAGCTGCTGAAGGTACTGGAATAGAGATAGCACCTTTAAAAACTAAATATCCTCAAGGAGGAGAAAAACAACTTATTAAAGCTGTTTTAGATAGACAAGTTCCATCTGGAAAACTTCCTTCTGCAGTAGGAGTTGTAGTACAAAATACTGGAACTGCTGCAGCTATTTATGATGGTATTGTAAATGGAATCCCTCTAATTGAAAAAGTAGTTACAGTTTCTGGAAAAGCAATCGCTAATCCTAAAAATGTAAAAGTAGCAATTGGAACACCATTTTCATATATCTTAGATTACTGTGGAGTTAATAGAGAAGTTGTAGATAAATTAGTAATGGGAGGACCTATGATGGGAATGGCTCAGTTCTCTGAAGAAGCTCCTGTTATAAAAGGTACATCTGGATTATTAGCTCTTACTAAAGAAGAAACTAACCCATACAAAACAAGACCTTGTATTGGTTGTGGAAAATGTGTAGAAGCTTGTCCTATGGGATTAGAACCACTTATGTTTGCAAGACTTGCTGCATTTGAACAATGGGATCAATTAGGACAATTTAACTTAATGGATTGTATTGAGTGTGGATCATGTGCATATATATGTCCTGCTAACAGACCATTAACTGAAGCTATAAAAATAGGAAAATCTAAGTTAAGAGCAATGAAAAAGTAG
- the rsxA gene encoding electron transport complex subunit RsxA, translating to MSFGSLFSIIVGSIFINNVIFAKFLGCCPFMGVSKKVDASLGMGMAVTFVITIASGVTWLVYHFLLAPFGLGYLQTIAFILIIAALVQFVEMAIAKTSPSLYKALGVFLPLITTNCAVLGVAIINIQEGYNFIETLVNGFAVAVGFSLALVLLAGIRERIEYSAIPAPFKGIPIAFICAGLLAMAFMGFSGMQI from the coding sequence GTGAGTTTTGGTAGTTTATTCAGTATAATTGTTGGTTCAATATTTATAAATAACGTTATTTTTGCTAAGTTCTTAGGATGTTGTCCATTTATGGGAGTTTCTAAAAAAGTTGATGCTTCTTTAGGAATGGGAATGGCTGTAACATTCGTTATAACTATTGCTTCTGGAGTAACTTGGCTTGTTTATCATTTTCTTTTAGCTCCATTTGGATTGGGATACCTTCAAACTATTGCTTTTATTTTGATAATTGCAGCATTAGTTCAATTTGTTGAAATGGCTATTGCTAAAACATCACCATCATTATATAAAGCACTAGGAGTTTTCCTACCTCTTATTACTACAAACTGTGCAGTATTAGGGGTTGCTATCATCAACATTCAAGAGGGATATAACTTTATTGAAACTCTTGTAAATGGTTTTGCTGTTGCTGTAGGATTCTCATTAGCATTAGTTTTACTTGCTGGAATCAGAGAAAGAATAGAATATTCTGCAATTCCAGCTCCATTTAAAGGAATTCCAATTGCCTTTATCTGTGCAGGTTTACTTGCTATGGCATTCATGGGATTCAGTGGTATGCAAATTTAA
- a CDS encoding RnfABCDGE type electron transport complex subunit G — MKNRFVHYGLVLLVIAAVSAGVLGLVNDFTKTVIAQNNEKAQNEAKKQVLAAANEFKAAEAVTTEGLEFIPGYDSNGNKVGYVTTVAQPGYAGDITFILGVTLDGKIAGVRVTNQAETPGLGAKVAGIEWQDHWIGKDSSYEFNKSVDAFAGATISPTAVYTGLIRALKAYETGVSK; from the coding sequence ATGAAAAATAGATTTGTACACTATGGACTAGTTCTATTAGTAATAGCTGCAGTCTCAGCTGGAGTATTAGGATTAGTAAATGATTTTACAAAAACTGTTATTGCGCAAAATAATGAAAAAGCTCAAAATGAAGCTAAGAAACAAGTTTTAGCAGCTGCAAATGAATTTAAAGCTGCTGAAGCTGTTACTACTGAAGGATTAGAATTTATCCCTGGATATGATTCTAATGGAAATAAAGTTGGATATGTTACAACTGTAGCTCAACCAGGATATGCTGGAGATATTACTTTTATTCTAGGAGTTACTTTAGATGGTAAAATTGCTGGAGTAAGAGTTACTAACCAAGCTGAAACTCCGGGACTAGGAGCTAAAGTAGCTGGAATTGAGTGGCAAGATCACTGGATTGGAAAAGATTCATCTTACGAGTTTAATAAATCTGTGGACGCTTTTGCTGGAGCTACAATATCTCCAACTGCTGTTTACACAGGACTTATAAGAGCTTTAAAAGCTTATGAAACTGGGGTGAGTAAATAA
- a CDS encoding RnfABCDGE type electron transport complex subunit B → MEAILIPAIVLGLTGLAMGLFLAFASIKFEVQVDPKIEAISGILPGANCGGCGFPGCSGYAAAIVEQGAPMSLCAPGGAAVAAKIGEIMGASVDVSSEKVVARVLCQGDNTRTTKIYEFDGELQTCAAMMLYAGGDKSCVYSCLGHGDCEKVCPVGAIKVNEKGIAEVDEEKCISCGLCQKACPKKVIAMLPQSKKVTVTCSSKDKGATAKKACSTACIGCGICAKNCPVGAITVENNLAKIDPAKCISCGICALKCPTKAIVSDIKEIKKAEIIEENCKGCTACARKCPVQAIEGAVKEKHHVITEKCVGCGICFDTCKFKAIKMNVVETLK, encoded by the coding sequence ATGGAAGCAATATTAATACCAGCCATTGTGTTGGGGTTAACAGGACTTGCTATGGGACTTTTCCTAGCTTTTGCTTCAATTAAATTCGAAGTTCAAGTAGATCCAAAAATAGAAGCAATTAGTGGAATTCTTCCTGGAGCAAACTGTGGAGGATGTGGATTTCCAGGATGTTCTGGATATGCAGCTGCAATAGTTGAACAAGGAGCACCAATGTCACTTTGTGCCCCTGGAGGAGCAGCTGTAGCAGCTAAAATTGGAGAGATTATGGGAGCATCTGTAGATGTTTCTTCTGAGAAAGTTGTTGCTAGAGTACTATGTCAAGGTGATAATACTAGAACTACAAAAATATATGAGTTTGACGGAGAACTTCAAACTTGTGCTGCAATGATGCTTTATGCAGGAGGAGACAAATCTTGTGTTTACTCTTGTTTAGGACATGGAGATTGTGAAAAAGTATGTCCTGTAGGAGCTATTAAAGTTAATGAAAAAGGAATTGCTGAAGTTGACGAAGAAAAATGTATTTCTTGTGGACTTTGTCAAAAAGCTTGTCCTAAAAAAGTAATAGCTATGTTACCACAAAGCAAAAAAGTTACAGTTACTTGTTCTTCTAAAGATAAAGGAGCTACAGCTAAAAAAGCATGTTCTACTGCTTGTATCGGTTGTGGTATCTGTGCTAAGAACTGTCCTGTAGGAGCTATAACTGTAGAAAATAACCTTGCTAAGATTGATCCAGCTAAATGTATCTCTTGTGGAATTTGTGCTTTAAAATGTCCTACTAAAGCTATTGTAAGTGATATTAAAGAGATAAAGAAAGCTGAAATTATAGAAGAAAATTGTAAAGGATGTACAGCATGTGCTAGAAAATGTCCTGTACAAGCTATTGAAGGAGCAGTTAAAGAAAAACACCATGTAATTACTGAAAAATGTGTAGGATGTGGAATCTGTTTTGATACTTGTAAATTCAAAGCTATTAAAATGAATGTTGTAGAAACACTAAAATAG
- a CDS encoding RnfABCDGE type electron transport complex subunit D yields MTNILKMGPSPHIRTSETVEKVMYDVIISLVPAFLFAVYVFGIRAFIVTAVSILTCMVTEYLCQKVMGQEPSIFDGSAIITGILFAFVIPVIMPLQYVVVGCVVSIGLGKMVFGGLGHNVFNPALVGRAFVQASWPVAITTFAYDGKAGATVLDAMKRGIPLDSALLESGNQYVQAFIGRMGGCLGETSALALLIGGIYLIYKKQIDWKIPAIIIGTVFVLTWAMGGNPVMHILSGGLFLGAFYMATDMVTSPYTPKGKIIYALLLGLLISMIRMKGGYPEGVAYSILIMNGVVPLINRYTKPKKFGEVKANEK; encoded by the coding sequence GTGACTAATATTTTGAAAATGGGGCCATCACCTCATATAAGAACATCAGAAACAGTTGAAAAAGTAATGTATGATGTAATTATATCATTAGTACCAGCATTCTTATTTGCTGTTTATGTATTTGGTATAAGAGCATTTATAGTAACAGCAGTATCAATACTTACTTGTATGGTTACTGAATATTTATGTCAAAAAGTAATGGGACAAGAGCCATCTATTTTTGATGGAAGTGCTATCATTACTGGTATTTTATTTGCATTTGTAATTCCAGTTATCATGCCATTACAATATGTAGTTGTTGGTTGTGTTGTATCAATTGGACTTGGTAAAATGGTTTTCGGTGGACTTGGACACAATGTATTTAACCCTGCATTAGTAGGAAGAGCATTCGTTCAAGCTTCTTGGCCAGTTGCAATCACTACATTTGCTTATGATGGAAAAGCTGGAGCTACAGTACTTGATGCTATGAAGAGAGGAATTCCTTTAGACTCTGCTTTACTTGAAAGTGGAAACCAATATGTTCAAGCTTTCATAGGAAGAATGGGAGGATGTCTTGGAGAAACTTCAGCACTTGCATTATTAATAGGTGGAATTTACTTAATCTATAAAAAACAAATAGATTGGAAAATACCAGCAATAATAATTGGTACAGTATTTGTTTTAACTTGGGCAATGGGTGGAAATCCTGTAATGCATATTCTTTCTGGAGGACTTTTCTTAGGAGCTTTCTATATGGCTACTGATATGGTTACAAGTCCTTATACTCCAAAAGGAAAAATTATTTATGCATTACTTTTAGGACTTCTAATTTCTATGATTAGAATGAAAGGTGGATATCCTGAAGGAGTTGCATACTCTATCTTAATTATGAACGGAGTTGTACCTCTAATCAATAGATATACTAAACCTAAAAAATTTGGTGAGGTGAAAGCTAATGAAAAATAG
- the pth gene encoding aminoacyl-tRNA hydrolase has protein sequence MKLVVGLGNPGNKYEKTRHNIGFEVINYLQNKLGITNEREKFQGLLSEKIIDGEKILFLKPQTFMNLSGNSIIEVVNFYKIDPKTELIVIYDDMDLPIGKLRVKEKGSSGGHNGIKSIISHLGDQFLRIKCGIGRGKDNTIDFVLGQFDKSEQKEVTLMIENAASCAIDIISDLDLGKIMQKYNKK, from the coding sequence ATGAAATTAGTTGTTGGACTTGGAAATCCTGGAAATAAATATGAAAAAACTAGACATAATATAGGTTTTGAAGTTATTAATTATTTACAAAATAAATTAGGTATTACAAACGAAAGAGAAAAATTTCAAGGACTTTTAAGTGAAAAAATCATAGATGGAGAAAAAATACTTTTTTTAAAACCCCAAACGTTTATGAATTTAAGTGGAAATTCAATAATTGAAGTTGTAAATTTTTATAAGATTGATCCTAAAACTGAATTAATAGTAATTTATGATGATATGGACCTTCCTATTGGAAAATTAAGAGTTAAAGAAAAAGGAAGTTCTGGAGGGCATAATGGAATAAAATCTATTATCTCTCACTTAGGTGATCAATTTTTACGTATCAAATGTGGTATAGGAAGAGGAAAAGATAATACTATAGATTTTGTATTAGGTCAGTTTGATAAAAGTGAACAAAAAGAGGTAACTTTAATGATAGAAAATGCTGCCTCTTGTGCTATAGATATAATTTCTGATTTGGATTTAGGAAAGATAATGCAAAAATATAACAAAAAGTGA
- a CDS encoding electron transport complex subunit E, with translation MKTNYGKIILSGIFKENPIFVLFLGLCPTLGVTSSAMNGLSMGLAVIAVLACSNLLISAFKSMIPSQVRIPAYIMIIASLVTIVQMVMEAYTPDLYKVLGLFIPLIVVNCIVLGRAESFASKNGVFASFLDGIGSGLGFTLSLTVLGMIREVLGNGTIFGIRVTPESYSPALIFILAPGAFITIAFIKAFLNYLEMKKSKEG, from the coding sequence ATGAAAACTAATTATGGAAAAATAATCTTATCAGGAATTTTTAAAGAAAACCCTATATTTGTACTATTTTTAGGACTATGTCCTACACTTGGAGTAACAAGTTCTGCAATGAACGGTCTTTCAATGGGACTTGCTGTTATTGCTGTTCTTGCTTGTTCTAACTTATTGATATCAGCTTTTAAAAGCATGATACCTTCACAAGTAAGAATCCCAGCATATATAATGATCATAGCATCTCTTGTTACTATTGTACAAATGGTAATGGAAGCTTATACTCCTGATTTATATAAAGTACTTGGACTATTTATTCCTCTTATCGTTGTTAACTGTATTGTACTTGGAAGAGCAGAAAGTTTTGCATCTAAAAATGGTGTTTTTGCATCTTTCTTAGATGGTATTGGATCAGGACTTGGATTTACTCTTTCACTAACAGTATTAGGAATGATTAGAGAGGTTTTAGGAAACGGAACTATATTTGGAATAAGAGTTACACCTGAATCTTATTCACCAGCTCTTATATTCATCCTAGCTCCAGGGGCATTTATAACTATTGCCTTTATAAAAGCTTTCCTTAACTATCTTGAAATGAAAAAGAGTAAGGAGGGATAA